ttgagcCTGGGACGCTAGACGGAGCGGGTTTGTTCGGGTGTTGGTCAGCTAACGGGTTGGGAATTGCATTGGCATATGAAATTACCAATAGTAGATTTGAGATCAACTCGGGATATACAGTTAAAGTGAAGTGTTTAAAGAGATTTCAAGGTGAGGCGAGAGGCTAGAATGCTCATGCAGAGCATGCACCCACGATCGTACCATAGAAGGGTGACAGATGGAGGATAAAccaaggaaaaa
Above is a genomic segment from Schizosaccharomyces pombe strain 972h- genome assembly, chromosome: III containing:
- a CDS encoding uncharacterized protein (Schizosaccharomyces pombe specific protein) — protein: MWVTCHLLKREKDEMKKKWREWAKEVCQFGKRILCISITDAALVNLEVLEPKNFEPGTLDGAGLFGCWSANGLGIALAYEITNSRFEINSGYTVKVKCLKRFQGEARG